GCGGCTTGATCCTCCCCGGCTTTGTCAACACCCACACGCACCTGGCCATGGTGTTGCTGCGGGGGCTGGCCGACGATCTGCCCCTCAAGGAGTGGCTGGAGCAGCACATTTGGCCGGCGGAAAAAGCGGTAATGGATGCCGAAACCGTAAAGCTGGGCACGCTGTGGGCAGCGGTGGAAAGCCTCAAAGCCGGTGTCACCTGCGTGTGCGACATGTACTTCTACGCCCCCACGGTGGCTGAAGCCCTGGAGCAGGTTGGCATTCGCGGAGTGGTTCCGGAGTCCATCATTGACTTCCCCACACCCTCCTGCCCGTCGCCGGAGGTGGCGCTGGAAAAGCAGCGGGAGCTTTGCGAGAGGTACCGCCAGCACCCGCTCATCACCCCGGCGGTGGCCGCCCATGCCCCTTATTCGGTGAACGCCAAAAACATCGCCAAAGCGGCTGAGCTCGCCGAAGAGTTCGACGTGCCTTTCCTCATCCACGTGGCCGAAACTCGCTGGGAGATGGAAACCTTCCAAAAGGAAAAGGGGACCACGCCGGTGCAGTACCTGGCGGATTTGGGGGTGCTGTCCTCGCGCACGGTGGCGGCCCACTGCGTGCACGTCACCGCAGAGGACATTGCCACTCTGGCGGAGCTGGGCGTTGGGGTAGCCGCCAACCCGGTTTCCAACTTGAAGCTGGCTTCAGGGGTGGCGCCGCTGCCGCAAATGCTTGCCCAGGGCGTGAAGGTGGGTTTCGGCACCGACGGTGCCGCTTCCAACAACACCCTGGACCTCCTCCGCGACGCCCAAATTGCCGCCTTGCTGTACAAGGGCGTGACCGGCGACCCCACCTGCATGCCGGCACCCACGGTGGCAGCTCTGCTCACCCGCGGTGGAGCCGAGGTGCTTGGGCTGGGGAAGGTGGTGGGCACCCTTGCCGTTGGCAAGCGCGCCGACGTGGTGTGTCTCGCCACCCACGAACCCCACGCTGTGCCGGTGTACGACCCCGAAAGCCACTTGATTTACGCAGCTCGCGCCAGCGACGTGCAGCATGTGGTGGTGAACGGCAAGACACTCGTGGAAAACCACAAGGTGCTCACGGTGGACGAGGACGCCCTGCGGCGGGAGGTCTTTCGGCTAGCACCCAAAGTGCGGGGTGCAGTGGAAGCGGTCAAAGCCAAAGGCTAGGTGCGAAACCGCGAGGTATCCACTTTCACCTTGATGGGACCGGTGCGCCGGGCTGCGTTCTCCTGCTCGCTTTTGGGTTGGGTCTCCAGCACATCGCGGTGGTCCAGCTCCAAGCCCGTCCCCTCCGAAGAAGCCTTGGTAAGGAACCGCTCCAAGCGCGCCCACTCCTCGTCGGTCATGCTGGCAAACTCCAAACCGGCACGGTAAAAGAGCACCTTTTGCCCGCGTTCGTCCACACCGAACTGGGTAGCGCGGCAACGGCGTACGGTGGCCGGCCAGCGTAGCTCGGCGCCTTCCAACGTCAGCTTGACGTCGCAGGAAACCCCAATGCGCAACAAGCTGGAAAGCTCCAGCTGAATCCCCGTGCGGGAAACGTCCACCACCCGGGCGGGAAGGAACGCCCGCACGCGAGCCGAAAGCTCGGTAGCTGGAGTAAGTCTTTGGGCACTTCGCCTCTCTGCCATGGGCGACCTCCCGGAAGTCTGCGCTTCCTGATGACAACAAACTAGGCCCTGTCCACGAAAATTTCAACCCGGTCCGGGAATACAATTTGGGCGGATGAGGTTTAGAGGTTTGAGGCGGCGCAAGACGACCGCCAAAAACCAAAAGGAGGTTTTGTTATGAGCGTGCATCAACTCCCCCCGTTACCCTACGCTTATGATGCTCTGGAGCCCTACATTGACACCCAAACCATGCAAATCCACCACACCAAGCATCATCAGGCGTACGTGGACAACCTCAACAAGGCGGTAACTGGCTCGCCGGTGGAAAGCTGGTCCCTGGAGGAGCTCATTGCCAAGTTGTCCCAGGTCCCGGAGGCCATCCGCACCGCGGTGCGCAACCACGGCGGCGGGCATCTCAACCACTCGCTGTTCTGGCAAATGATGGCCCCCAACGCCGGCGGCACCCCCCAGGGTGAGCTGGCCCAGGCCATTGCCAACGCCTTTGGCAGCTTTGAGTCCTTCAAGGAAAAGTTCACCGCTGCCGCTATGGGCCGCTTTGGCTCCGGCTGGGCGTGGCTGGTGGTCAAACCCTCCGGGGCTTTGGACGTGTACTCCACGGCCAACCAGGATTCCCCGCTCACCGACGGCGACAGGCCCATCCTGGGGGTGGACGTGTGGGAACACGCCTACTACCTGAAGTACCAAAACCGCCGCAACGAGTACGTGCAAGCCTGGTGGAACGTGGTGAACTGGAACTTCGTCAGCGAGCTTTTGCGCAAAGCTAGGTCCTGAAAAGCTACTCAACATACTTTTCGGCAACAACAAGAGCGGGCCGCACCGGCCCGCTTCTATTTTTATGCTCCCCGCAGCGGACCAATCCCTCCCACTTTTTGCCAGGTAAGACCTACGTTGCGCCCTTTTAGTGCCGCGTGAGGTGGAAGTTGACGGTAATGCGCTCCAAAACATCCGCCGGCGCCCCTTCGCACACCACCGGCTCATAGCGCCACTGGCGCACTCCTTCAGCGGCCGCCACGAACAGAGAAGCCATGTAGCAGTTGAACTTAAAGTAGGGCCGCCGGGGCACGCCGTTTTTGTCAATCACGATGGACAGCTCGACAGTGCCACTGAGACGCGACCAGCGAACGCCCTCTGGGTACTGAGGGGTAACCACCGGCTGCTTCTTCTCAGGGGGAGAACAGTCCGTACGTCGGAATTGCGATTCGCCCCCAGCCACGCGACTTTTGATGTCCTCGTCCTCTTGCTTCTCGCGCTTTTCCCAATCTTTCGCCCATTGCGAAAAAGGCTCCGACGCTTTAGGAAAACCGGAAAAGCGGGCTTGCGAAAACACGGGATAGAGGGAAAGAGCCATGAAGAAATCCCATTCCGCTTCATCCAGTTGCCCTAACTGAGCTTCAAAGACCGCTTTCAGGAGAAACACCCGCGCGAAGACCTCACACGCCTTGTCGTTGGGCTTCAAAGAGTCAAGCAGTTCCTGAAGCAACGCTTGGGCGGTTTTCTTTCCGTACTCAGGGTTTCTTCCGCTGGTGGCAAGCGCGTAAAGATCCCGAGTTTTCCCCCGCCAGCGAGTGAAGGTTTCCAACTGAGGGTCCGTGGCCCACGCTGCCCCCTGTCCCCCGATGAGAAATGCAACAGCCAATGTCAGTCGTAAGGCCTTTGAAGCTTTCAAGCCGTCCGCAATTGATTCGCAGGCCACTGATTCCTCCCAAAAGACAATCGCAGACGTATAGTAACCTCCGCACCAGTTCGGCCGTCAACTGCTGGCTCACGAGTTGGGCTTTTTGGCCTTGGCTGAGGGCTCCACCAGAACACCGCAACGCCCCGGCTTCCCTCGAAACGGGTAAACTGCCGGTATGGCGAGCCTGACCTTTTTGGGAGCCACGGGCACCGTAACCGGATCGCGGTACCTTTTGGAAATCCACGGCCACCGTTACCTGGTGGATGCCGGGCTGTTTCAGGGGGAAAAGGAGCTGCGGCTTCGCAACTGGCAGCCTTTTCCCGTGGAGGCTAACTCCATTGAGGCGGTAATCCTCACCCACGCCCACATTGACCACACGGGATACCTCCCGCGGCTGGTTCGGGAAGGGTTCCACGGCCGGGTGTACGTCACCCCTTCCACCAAGCGGCTTCTCTCGGTGCTGCTTCCCGATGCCGCCCACCTGCAGGAGGAAGAAGCCCGCTACGCCAACAAGGTGGGCTCCACCAAGCACTCCCCGGCCCTCCCCCTGTTCGATACCGACGATGCTTCGCAGGCCTTAGGTCTTTTGCACGCAGTCCCCTTTGACCAGCCGTTCACCCTTCACCCCGGCTGTACCTTTACCTTCCATCGCCAGGGGCACATCCTGGGAGCTGCAGCGGTAGAGCTCCGCTTTAAGGGGCGAGGGGGAGAGCCCACCAGCCTTTTCTTTTCCGGGGATGTGGGTCGCTACGCGGTGCCCATCCTCATGCCTCCGGAACCGTTCCCGGGAGCCACGTATCTGGTGGTGGAGTCCACCTACGGCGACCGCGTGCACGACGCCGGCGACCCGCGGGAGCAGCTGGCGGAGGTCATTACCAGCACTGCTCAGCGCGGGGGGGTGGTGCTCATCCCCGCCTTTGCCGTAGGCAGAACCCAGGAGATCCTTTACTACCTGCGGGAGCTGGAAGACGACGGTGACCTCGCTTTGCCTCCGGTTTTTCTGGACTCCCCCATGGCCCGGGAGGCCACCGCCATTTACCGCCAAGCGCTTTCCGAACACGATGCGGAAACCCGCTTCGTGGAACGCGAGGACGAGCCCTTTCTGCCTTCAAGCCTGCGCATCGTCACCACGGTGAGCGAATCCCAAGCCATCAACGCCCTCCCCGGGCCGGCGGTGATTATTTCCGCCTCGGGGATGGCCACCGGCGGCCGCATCCTCCACCATCTCCGCCACCGCCTTCCCCACCCGCAAAACACCGTCCTCTTCGTGGGCTTTCAAGCCCAGGGAACCCGCGGGCGCAAGATTCTGGACGGCGAGCCCACCGTCAAGATCTTCGGCGAACACGTCCCCGTGGGTGCCCAGGTAGCCCATATCAGTAGCCTCTCAGCCCACGCTGACCGGGAAGAGCTTCTGGTGTGGATGAGGCAGGCGGAGCAAGCGCCGAAGCAGGTTTTCGTCACCCACGGTGAGCCTGAGGCTTCACAGCAGTTTGCCGAGCTCATCCAAAAGGAGCTGGGATGGCCCTGCCACCTTCCCCAGTACGGCGAGCAGGTGAGCTTGTAAAAGAAGGAGCTCAACGGCTTTGGGCTTTGTTCCGCAGGCTCGCCCGCCGCAGCTCTGAGCACAGGCTCGCCCTCCACGCTGCGGCTCTGGCGTACTCGACGCTTTTATCGGTGGTGCCGCTTTTTACCGTGGTGTTTGTGGTCACCGCTCAGGTAGACCCTGCGCGGGCCGAACAGGTATTGACCCGGCTTTCCGAGCTGTTCCCCTTTTCCCCCCAGCAGGTGCAGGCTACGCTCGCCACGCTCACCAAACGGGCCGCCGGCCTTGGTGCCGCAGGTGTTGTGTTTTCCGTGGCGGCCGCCCTCAACGCGTTCTGGCAGGTGGATTCGGTGCTGGTGGCCATGGCGGGTGGATCCCGCCGCCGGCTTTTTCGACTGACGTCGTTTCTCACCCTGCTGCTTGCCGGCCCCCTGGTGTTTGCCGGCTTCTTGGCTTTACCCACGCTTTTCTCTACCCACGCCCATCCCACGCTGCATGCTCTGGTGCGGGGACTGGTGCGGCACTTGGGGGGTCCCGTGGCGTTGCTTTTGGTCTATCGCCTCATTCCCCCACGCCGGCCCACGTGGCTGGCGGCGGCCCTGGGAGCCGGATTTTCCTCGCTTTTTCTGGTGGGTATTTCCCGCGGTGTAACCCTTTACTGGCGCCTCCTCCCGCAACTGGACCTCATTTACGGACCTTTGAGCTTGCTTTTACTATTCCTGGTTTCGCTCATGCTTTCCTGGCTGGTGTTCCTTCTGGGGGCTGAGCTGGCGCTGGTGGTGGGCACGGAGGAGAAGCGCCAGCGAAACTAAAGCGATGGCGATCTAGCCCGGCTTTACCGCGGTGTACTCGGAAAAAATCCCCAGCTCCAGAAAGCGCGAAACCTGCGCAAAACCCGCGTCGGAAAGCGCGGCCATGACCTTTTCCGGCGGCACGCAGGCTTCCATGGTGTCCCAGAAGTAGCGCCAGAGCTCGGCGGTGGTGCGGTGGCGGGTTACAAGCCGGGCAGCAGTTGCCGTGAGGCTGCGGATGTACGCTTTCAGTAGAGCCTTGCCTAAGCCGCGGCGAGGGGGCGTAATTTCCAGGATCAAAAGCTTGCCACCGGGACGCAAAACGCGGTGGAACTCCCGAAACGCCACCAGCAGGTCCGGCAAATGGCGGAGGGCGTACCCCATGGTGAGGCAATCAAACGTTGCCTCCGGAAACGGCATCTTCTCGCCAAACCCGGCCACCACCGAAACCCGCCCGCGTTTTCGGGCTTCATGGAGCATGCCCACCGACGGGTCCAGGCCTACCAAGAAGACCCCATCTTGAGCCAGGCGCAGGGTTTCCCGGGCCACCAGGCCGGTGCCAATGGCCACGTCCAACACCCGCTGGCCACAGGGAAGCCCATGCCGCCGCAACGCCCGCCGCCGGTACCAAGCCCCGGTGCCCAGGCTCATGAGCTTTTCCACCCGCTCGTAGTCCGGCGCCGAAGCATCAAAAATCTGCCGCACAAACTGCTGCTTCTCCCCCGCTCGGTAGTACCGCTGCAAATCCGGATGTGGCGGCAAGCTGCTTCCCTCGGGCAACATGGAGGTAGTGTAGCGAAGCTCCCGCTGGCGGGCTAGCAAGTACTTTCAGAGCCGGCCGGGCCCAGGAACGCGCAGACCGCTTTGGTATCCAGGGGTCAGTTGCCTGCCAATTCCGGGGACCTGCCCATCGACGTTACCCCAGAGCTAAAAGCCTTGGTGCCGACTGCTGATCGAGCCGTTAAGGCCGCCAATTCCTCCAAAATCTGAGATACCAAAACCGGCAGGGACTGCTGAACTGGGGGGCTTAAAGGGTGGCCGATGGTGGCGAGGTCCTGGGCTTCCACGGCGAAAATGACCACCTCCCGGGGGAAAGGCAAGCCCAGGTGCTGGGCTACCGCTTGCGCTTCCGGCAAGCCGGCCCAGTGCGCCGAGGGGGCCGCCACGGGCGAAAGGTCTTCCAGCCGGTAGCGGAAGATGGTGCCGGCTGGGGCGGCGCCGGTTTTTACGGCGTCAATGATGATGGCGGCTTCAAAGCCCACCAGCTCTTCTAGGAGCTCCATGCCGGCGGCAGCGCTCGTTTTAAGCTCCACCTGGGGGGAGAGGTGTGGCGCCAGAAGAGCAGCTGCCGCCGGACCCAGCCCGTCGTCGGCAATGAGGTCGTTGCCCAAAGCCAAAACCAGCACCGGCTTTTCAGCCATCCCGGCGTATCTCGCGCAGCAGTTGGCCCTGGGGGTTGTAAAGGCGGACGATCAGGGGCATGGAGCCGGGCAACGCATGAGTGGCGCAGCCGTGGCAGGGGTCGTAGGCCCGAAAGGCCATTTCCACCATGTTCAAAAGCCCGTCGCTCACTTCCCCGTTTTTGATGAGCCCCTTGGCCGCCTTATCCACCGACATGGCAATGCGGGCGGCGTTGTTCTGGGTGGCCACGATGAGGTTGGCAGCGGTGATGATGCCGCGCTCGTCGGTGCGGTAGTGATGGATGAGGGTGCCGCGCGGGGCTTCCACCACCCCCACGCCTTCGGCAGGGATGGCCGAAGGCAAGGTGCGCACGTGGGGATCCAGGATTTCGGGATCGGCGGCCAGCTCCGCCATGCACTCGGCAGCGTAAAGGAGCTCGATGAGGCGGGCCCAGTGGTTGGCCAAGGTAAAGTGCACGGGTTTGCCGCCCAGGGTGGCGTAAAAGCGCTCGTATTCCTCCTGGGCAGCAGGGGTGGCCATGCCTTCAGCGGCGTTGAGGCGCGCCAGTGGAGCAACGCTGTACACGCCGGAGTCGGTACCGTCCACAAAGCCCTTCCAGCCTACCTTTTTCAGGTAGCAGAACTTGATGTAGCTCCACGGCTCCACGTGCTCGCCAATGTAGTCCAGGTACTCCGAAACCGGGAAGAGCGCGGCTTCTCGGCCCGCAGGGTCCACCACCCGCAGCTTGCCGTCGTAAAAGTTCACCCTTTTTTGCTCGTCCACCAGGCCCATGTAGTAGGTTTTGTGGGTGTAGATGTCGGAGGTAATCCAGTCCACGTAAGCTTGGTTGGCCAACACCACATCGGCAAAGACCTTCAAGGAAAACTTGGCAAACTCCACGGCGTGGGCGGCCCCTTTGCGGAAGGCTTCCACGTCTTCTTGGGTCAAGGGCTTGGCAATGCCACCGGGCAAGCCAAAAACCGGGTGGATGACCTTGCCGGCAGCACGGGTGATGAGCTCCCGCATTTCCCGGCGCAGGCCAATGACTTCCTTGCCCACTTCCAGGCCCACTTTCCCCAAAACCCCCAGGATATTGCGCTCCCCCTTGGGAGCTTGCGGTCCCACCACAAAATCAGGTCCGCCCAGGAAGTAAAAATGCAGGGCGTGGTCTTCCACAAAGAAGGTGGCGTACACCAGCTCCCGAATCTTCTTGGCCGCTGATGGAGGTTCCACCTGGTACAGGGCATCCAGGGCCTTGGTGGAGGCCATGTGGTGCGCGGTGGGGCACACGCCGCAAATACGGGAGGTAATCTGCGGCATGTCTTCGGCGGGGCGACCCACCGCAAACTTTTCAAAGCCCCGCAGCTCCGGGACCTGAAAGTACGCCCTGTCCACGTTGCCTTGCTCGTTGAGGAACACGGCAATCTTGCCGTGGCCCTCCAAGCGGGTAATGGGATCAATGACGACCGTGCGGCTCATGCCTCACCTCCCCCCGGGCCCGGGCCAACAGGGAAGCGGGAACGCTGTAGCGGTAAAAGACCCCCGCCGGATCGGGCAAACCCTCCAAAATGGCAAGCACCTGCGCTTCGTCTTTAGCGTCCAAAAGCGAAGCCAGGCCGGCCAAGGCCTTGGCCCCCTGATCCATCACCCTGCTGGTGGGGCCGAGACAGCCGGTACAGGGCATGTTGCCGGCAATGCAGGCGGCGCCACAGCCGCTGCGGGTGGCCGGCCCCATGCAAACAAGACCCTGCGCCAGCAAGCACTTTTCCTGGTCAATGAGGACCTGATGGGGCCGGGTGAGCTGGGAAAGCTGCAGTTTTTCCGGCTTGGATTCCTTGCGCGGGCAGGAGTCACACAAGGCCACATCCGGTGCCAAAACCGTGCCCTTGGGCGGCAGTTCCCCTTTCAAGATGGCTGTCACCGCTTGCACGATGAGCTCCACCGGCGGCGGGCAGCCGGGCAGGTAATAGTCCACCGGCACCACCTGGTTGAGCGCCCGCACCTGCGGGGAGAAGCTGGGTAGCTCCAGCTCTCCTTCCGGCGCCGGGAAGCGTTCCTGGGGATAGGTGCCGCCGTTGGCGACGCTGGGGGCTTGCTCGTACACCCAGCGGAGGATTTCCTCCCGGCCGAAGAGGTTGGCAAGGCCAGGGATGCCGCCCAAATGGGCACAGGCGCCAAAGGCGATGAGCAGCTGGCTTTTCTTCCGCAGGAGGTGCGCCATTTCTTCCTGCTCCGAGGTGCGAATGGCGCCGTTCACAAAGCAGGCGGTAATGGCCCCGTCTTCCATGGCTTCCACATCGGCGCGCTTGAAGTCCAGGGCCACCGGCCAGAAGACGATGTCCACCGCTTCCACCACCGGCAGGATGCCTTCGGCTAAATCCACCACCGCTTCTTCGCACCCCCCACAGGAGGCGCACCAGTAAAAGGCCACTTTGGGTTTGCTCATACCCCACCTCCTGCTGCCGCAGCCTCCCTTGCTTCTTCCGGCACCAACGGCGGCAGCGGTCCGAGCTTTTTCACCTCCTCCACCATTTCGTTGATGACCCGCTGCACCTTTTCCCCTTCGGAAGCGGAAATCCACTCCAGCCGCAAGCGCTCGGGGGCAATGCCGAATTGCGCCAGGAGCTTACGCAAAGCGTGAAAGCGCCGCAGGCACTTGTAGTTGCCCTCCTGGTAGTGGCAATCCCCGGGGTGGCAGCCGCCGATGAGCACGCCGTCGGCACCTTCCCGGAAGGCCGCTAAAACGAACTGCGGATCCACCCTTCCCGAGCACATGACCCGCACCACCCGCACGTTGGGGGCGTAGGTCATGCGGGCGGTACCCGCCAGGTCCGAAGCGGTGTAGGTGCACCAGTTGCAAAAGAACGCCACGATGCGGGGTTCAAAGCTAGACATAGGCCAAAACCCCCTTAATCTCGGCAAGGATTTGCCGATCG
The genomic region above belongs to Thermoanaerobaculum aquaticum and contains:
- a CDS encoding amidohydrolase family protein — protein: MVAANAGAVDLLIVNGTVLTMEPGAKPIVDGAVAVRGQDIVAVGPRESVPVPAAKVLDAGGGLILPGFVNTHTHLAMVLLRGLADDLPLKEWLEQHIWPAEKAVMDAETVKLGTLWAAVESLKAGVTCVCDMYFYAPTVAEALEQVGIRGVVPESIIDFPTPSCPSPEVALEKQRELCERYRQHPLITPAVAAHAPYSVNAKNIAKAAELAEEFDVPFLIHVAETRWEMETFQKEKGTTPVQYLADLGVLSSRTVAAHCVHVTAEDIATLAELGVGVAANPVSNLKLASGVAPLPQMLAQGVKVGFGTDGAASNNTLDLLRDAQIAALLYKGVTGDPTCMPAPTVAALLTRGGAEVLGLGKVVGTLAVGKRADVVCLATHEPHAVPVYDPESHLIYAARASDVQHVVVNGKTLVENHKVLTVDEDALRREVFRLAPKVRGAVEAVKAKG
- a CDS encoding hydrogenase maturation protease; this encodes MAEKPVLVLALGNDLIADDGLGPAAAALLAPHLSPQVELKTSAAAGMELLEELVGFEAAIIIDAVKTGAAPAGTIFRYRLEDLSPVAAPSAHWAGLPEAQAVAQHLGLPFPREVVIFAVEAQDLATIGHPLSPPVQQSLPVLVSQILEELAALTARSAVGTKAFSSGVTSMGRSPELAGN
- a CDS encoding PilZ domain-containing protein, translating into MAERRSAQRLTPATELSARVRAFLPARVVDVSRTGIQLELSSLLRIGVSCDVKLTLEGAELRWPATVRRCRATQFGVDERGQKVLFYRAGLEFASMTDEEWARLERFLTKASSEGTGLELDHRDVLETQPKSEQENAARRTGPIKVKVDTSRFRT
- a CDS encoding MBL fold metallo-hydrolase RNA specificity domain-containing protein gives rise to the protein MASLTFLGATGTVTGSRYLLEIHGHRYLVDAGLFQGEKELRLRNWQPFPVEANSIEAVILTHAHIDHTGYLPRLVREGFHGRVYVTPSTKRLLSVLLPDAAHLQEEEARYANKVGSTKHSPALPLFDTDDASQALGLLHAVPFDQPFTLHPGCTFTFHRQGHILGAAAVELRFKGRGGEPTSLFFSGDVGRYAVPILMPPEPFPGATYLVVESTYGDRVHDAGDPREQLAEVITSTAQRGGVVLIPAFAVGRTQEILYYLRELEDDGDLALPPVFLDSPMAREATAIYRQALSEHDAETRFVEREDEPFLPSSLRIVTTVSESQAINALPGPAVIISASGMATGGRILHHLRHRLPHPQNTVLFVGFQAQGTRGRKILDGEPTVKIFGEHVPVGAQVAHISSLSAHADREELLVWMRQAEQAPKQVFVTHGEPEASQQFAELIQKELGWPCHLPQYGEQVSL
- a CDS encoding energy transducer TonB, whose translation is MACESIADGLKASKALRLTLAVAFLIGGQGAAWATDPQLETFTRWRGKTRDLYALATSGRNPEYGKKTAQALLQELLDSLKPNDKACEVFARVFLLKAVFEAQLGQLDEAEWDFFMALSLYPVFSQARFSGFPKASEPFSQWAKDWEKREKQEDEDIKSRVAGGESQFRRTDCSPPEKKQPVVTPQYPEGVRWSRLSGTVELSIVIDKNGVPRRPYFKFNCYMASLFVAAAEGVRQWRYEPVVCEGAPADVLERITVNFHLTRH
- a CDS encoding Ni/Fe hydrogenase subunit alpha, which codes for MSRTVVIDPITRLEGHGKIAVFLNEQGNVDRAYFQVPELRGFEKFAVGRPAEDMPQITSRICGVCPTAHHMASTKALDALYQVEPPSAAKKIRELVYATFFVEDHALHFYFLGGPDFVVGPQAPKGERNILGVLGKVGLEVGKEVIGLRREMRELITRAAGKVIHPVFGLPGGIAKPLTQEDVEAFRKGAAHAVEFAKFSLKVFADVVLANQAYVDWITSDIYTHKTYYMGLVDEQKRVNFYDGKLRVVDPAGREAALFPVSEYLDYIGEHVEPWSYIKFCYLKKVGWKGFVDGTDSGVYSVAPLARLNAAEGMATPAAQEEYERFYATLGGKPVHFTLANHWARLIELLYAAECMAELAADPEILDPHVRTLPSAIPAEGVGVVEAPRGTLIHHYRTDERGIITAANLIVATQNNAARIAMSVDKAAKGLIKNGEVSDGLLNMVEMAFRAYDPCHGCATHALPGSMPLIVRLYNPQGQLLREIRRDG
- a CDS encoding NADH-quinone oxidoreductase subunit B family protein, encoding MSKPKVAFYWCASCGGCEEAVVDLAEGILPVVEAVDIVFWPVALDFKRADVEAMEDGAITACFVNGAIRTSEQEEMAHLLRKKSQLLIAFGACAHLGGIPGLANLFGREEILRWVYEQAPSVANGGTYPQERFPAPEGELELPSFSPQVRALNQVVPVDYYLPGCPPPVELIVQAVTAILKGELPPKGTVLAPDVALCDSCPRKESKPEKLQLSQLTRPHQVLIDQEKCLLAQGLVCMGPATRSGCGAACIAGNMPCTGCLGPTSRVMDQGAKALAGLASLLDAKDEAQVLAILEGLPDPAGVFYRYSVPASLLARARGEVRHEPHGRH
- a CDS encoding class I SAM-dependent methyltransferase, with translation MLPEGSSLPPHPDLQRYYRAGEKQQFVRQIFDASAPDYERVEKLMSLGTGAWYRRRALRRHGLPCGQRVLDVAIGTGLVARETLRLAQDGVFLVGLDPSVGMLHEARKRGRVSVVAGFGEKMPFPEATFDCLTMGYALRHLPDLLVAFREFHRVLRPGGKLLILEITPPRRGLGKALLKAYIRSLTATAARLVTRHRTTAELWRYFWDTMEACVPPEKVMAALSDAGFAQVSRFLELGIFSEYTAVKPG
- a CDS encoding hydrogenase iron-sulfur subunit; its protein translation is MSSFEPRIVAFFCNWCTYTASDLAGTARMTYAPNVRVVRVMCSGRVDPQFVLAAFREGADGVLIGGCHPGDCHYQEGNYKCLRRFHALRKLLAQFGIAPERLRLEWISASEGEKVQRVINEMVEEVKKLGPLPPLVPEEAREAAAAGGGV
- a CDS encoding superoxide dismutase is translated as MSVHQLPPLPYAYDALEPYIDTQTMQIHHTKHHQAYVDNLNKAVTGSPVESWSLEELIAKLSQVPEAIRTAVRNHGGGHLNHSLFWQMMAPNAGGTPQGELAQAIANAFGSFESFKEKFTAAAMGRFGSGWAWLVVKPSGALDVYSTANQDSPLTDGDRPILGVDVWEHAYYLKYQNRRNEYVQAWWNVVNWNFVSELLRKARS
- a CDS encoding YihY/virulence factor BrkB family protein; the encoded protein is MALPPSPVRRAGELVKEGAQRLWALFRRLARRSSEHRLALHAAALAYSTLLSVVPLFTVVFVVTAQVDPARAEQVLTRLSELFPFSPQQVQATLATLTKRAAGLGAAGVVFSVAAALNAFWQVDSVLVAMAGGSRRRLFRLTSFLTLLLAGPLVFAGFLALPTLFSTHAHPTLHALVRGLVRHLGGPVALLLVYRLIPPRRPTWLAAALGAGFSSLFLVGISRGVTLYWRLLPQLDLIYGPLSLLLLFLVSLMLSWLVFLLGAELALVVGTEEKRQRN